The nucleotide sequence AGTCTCTTggttttattagattttaaaGAACCTATCACTATCTTTTTATGGTACTTTCCACCTGGCGCTTCTCAAGTTTTAACTGATTTGGTCAGAGAATCCATCCTAGGCCAATTGTTGAAATATCCTTTTTTTATTGGTTATGGGGGATTTTAATCTACATGCAGACAGTATGGTTTCCTCTCAAGTTACACGCTGTCTCTCTACTCTAGCTGTTGGTGGACGCTATCAAATTGTTTTTAGTGCTACCCTTGATAAAGGACACACCCTGGATTTACTATTTGGTTCTGAAAAGCTAGGAACCAAGGTATCTTCATGTTTGATGGATCAGAAAAAtgaccatggtcagatcatttcctaatTAATTTCCAATTTAATTATGGTAACTACATGCAAGAGAGgaagaaaaccaataaaaaaaatctcaagctTAAATTTATAAACGTAAGCTCATCCAGCTTCGTAGACATTGTTACCAATTTAGTTCAGGATAACTGGAAAGATCCTCTAGACACACCTGAAAACTGGGTTAGAAAATGGAATTCAAAACTGGGAGAAGGTATGAAATCGGCCACCTTAAGGCCTCAGGATGGAAGTAAAATAGGAATTAGAGAGAGCTCGGCCCCTTGGTATACAACCCAATTATTagaattaaaaaaaggtttacgTCACCTTGAGCGACGTTGGAGGAAAACTAATTCAGCCAATGATAAAATATTGTGGAAGCCCACTTCGGGCGAATCCTTCAAAAAAGTTGCATTACCCAAAAAGAATTTCTAATTGAATATCATTATTGAAACTTTCCATGATCCCAAAATTATTTTTAGACTAGTTAACTCACAGTTAGGGGATGACAAACTTTAGAACTACCCTCCTTTACAAAATCTTACACATGTTAAAAGCACTGAGATTATTGACGATAAGCCTATCGAAATATTACCAGATATGGAGAGATCTATAGCAAACTCATCATTGGAAGTTACTGATAAATTAAATACTCTCTCGGATTTTGACACGATATCTCTTGAGATACAATTTATTGTGAAAAAGGTGAAAATTAAAATACATCTTTGGACCCTTGCTCATTGTTTTTAATTGGAATGTTACCTAATACGGTCTTGATAGGCCTCAAGAACCTACTCAACTCTTCTCTTGCTTCTGGGAAAGTCCCTGAAATCTTAAAGAAAGCAGTGATCactcctattttaaaaaatgatgatgCAGACCCCAGAAAATGTCTAAATTACCGACCCATTTCTAATCTTCCATTTCACTCCAAGCTATTCGAAAAAGTTGTTACTACCGATCTTACTAAGTTTAGGCAAGACGATAGTAAATTAGATCCTGCTCAGGTGGGATTTAGGAGGGGATGCAGTACAGAGCCTATTTTGATAGATGATATGGACTATTCTGCTTTGTTAATTTTCCTTGACCTTTTAAGTGCATTTGATCTAGCCGATTCCAAAATCCTAATTTCTCGTTGTCATTCTTTAGGGTTAGCAGGGTCGGTTCTAAACTGAATTTCAAGCTTCCTGAAAAACAGGTCATCAAGCAAACAGGTACATCAATCTGTGTGAGGTTCCTCCCGGATCCTCCCTCTCCACTATTATTTTTCTATCCCCGTTGGGGGACATCGTCCGTTCTTTTggattttcactttttatttacgcagatgatgttcaaattgtCATCCCCTTCGATCACAATATAGCTATCACCACTTCATATTTAGAGAGTTGAATGACAGCAATCAGATCATGGTTAGGAGAGaatcttttgtttttaaatttgacaaaaacagaaattctattAATAGAAAATAAGCTAGAGAAATTTCAGTTCTCTATGGGTAGCCACACTGTGAAATCTTCTGATGAGGTAAAATCTTTAGGAGTTAGACTAGATGCTAGTTGGTCTATGGGAAATCACATCAATTCAGTCCTCTGTACAGCCTATGGTGGGTTACGCCTTGTGAGACAATTGCAATCATTCTTAACCTTCAAGGCTCTAAAATCTGAAGTTTATGCTCTTGTAATCTCAGTTCTAGATTACTATAAAGCTACATACTGGGTGTTACTGGGCACTTTAATTATAAAATTTCAAGTGGTATAAAACATGGCAGCTAGAATTGTTAATGGGCCATGCTAGGTGCGAATCTGTAGCtcctctacactggctcccaataagaTTACGATGTAAGCTTAAAGTACTTACCTTCACTTTTAAGATCTTACATGGGATTGGCTCCCTTCATATGTCATCTAGACTGCGCTTGAACGCCTAACCCAGGGAAGCACTCTTTCAGCATAGCTATCTACTTCAACTCCCATCTCTGAGAACCATTCGGCATGTAAAATTCCATAAAAGATCATTCTCTACTTCAATTCCTGAAGAATGCAATTATCTCCCCTTATTGATCGGGGAAGAAACTTGCTTAATGCATTTGTCATAAATTAAAGTCCTGGCTGATTACTTCTGAGCTCAACTTAGAGCTTAAGAATTTTAAGCTAAAGTTTCCCTAATCCAATATTATTATTAATCAATTGaaggttttattttattgcattgttttaatttgtttacttttgctgtacatcactttggaaaGACTTATTGTAAGTTTTGGAAGCTGATTCATAAATCTTATAAATTGCAACCTCATAACAAGCCAATGGATCATAAGTTTTTTTACCATACGGTAGTAGACATCCCCACAGTCTGAGGGACAGTTTGCTGGTAAGGCAATCTTTGCACCTATGTCGCATTTGTTATGACGTTCAAGAGCACAAGAAACAAGCTCTAGTATTGGCCAGTGATTTCTGCAGCATGGTTTTCCTAACAAAGTTGTGCGAAAAGCCTATAAATGAGCTCTATACGTTCAAAGGCCACTGCTGCTTTCATATCAGCATACTGACAACAATGAGGACATTGTGTGTGTCCTAACGTTTTCGGATAAGGCCAGCCAGATAGCAGGATCGGCTGACAAAACTGCCATATCTTCTCTCTCCATGAGGACACCCTTTAAAAATAACGTTCCTAAGTGGATGGAATTTACGAGATATGGTGGTTAGATTGTCATTACCAATTGGATGCAATATGGATATAAAACGTGGAGAGAATTTAAGAGATATGGTGGTGAGATTGTCATTACCGATTGGATGCAATATGGATATAAATGGACCGAGTGGACATTTCGCTTGTGGGATTTGTTCAATGTGCATTGATACCATGTGTGGTCCAGTTTGGATACATTCCCGCACTAAGAGAAACATTCTTTTGAAGGGCTGTACAGATTGCAATTCCTCTCTGCCTTGGTCTACATAGGACGGACATCGCTGGCAATTCGGGTCTGGTTGATAGAAGCAGGTTAAATACCGGTGTGTTAAGTGCTCCCCTGGCTGTGCACTGTTACCTCATTGCAACACAATTTTCAAGACCTGCAATGAACAGTTTTGGAGATGGTTGCTATGCCCTTGAGAGGGGGACGTTTTTCTGCCATCTTGATGAGGTAGGAACAATTTTGAATTTTCAATCTAGTCTGACAATTGCTACAGCACGTcgataaataaattcaaaagatGAAAATTGTGCAGATACTTTACCAACAAAAATCAAATGTCTCAGAATACAATAGGAATCATACTCCATGCAATGTTACTAGTCACACACACAATGACTTAAGTATCTTCATGCTTTTCATCTTTTGGTTACATTTTGTTTTGTGAGTCGTTTGTACTGAGACTCTTTTATTGTATGCTAGTGGGGCCCAGAATAAATTCACCATGGCCTCGAACTGTACATAGATTATCTTTTATTTGAAGAATCTGCCCTATCCTTAGTACCATCATTAGTCCTAGGGCTGAAACTAAGGGTGAGTACCATTTTACCTGGGCATCAGGAGGTAAATATGAATTTTTCCTTTCACGTTTTAATAAGAATGTTCACCACAAGGAGGTTTCACTCCAGTGTGAATTTTCTGGTGCCTTGTGAGGCTTGACTTCCTAGTAAAAGTTTGACAACACTCActacatataaataatttcactCCAATATGGATTCCCTGGTGGGACGTGAGGTGAGCCTTCTGATTAAAGCTTTGACCGCACTCAGTACATATATATGTTTGCACTCTAGTGTGGATTGTCTGATGTATTTTGAGAGATGCTGTACGACTGAAGCTTTTACTGCACTCAGTACATGTATATGGTTtcactccagtgtggattctctggtgcatTTTGAGAGAGACTAtttgactgaagcttttaccacactcagtacatttaTATGGTTTCACTCCAGTGTGAACTCTCTGGTGCCTCATAAGAGAACCTATGTGTCTGAAgtttttaccacactcagtacattgAAATGGCTtcactccagtgtggattctcaggTGGGCTGCAAGATGTGACTTGCGACTAAAGCTTCGACTGCACTCAGTACACACGAATAGTTTCACTCTAATGTGGCGTGTCTGGTGAATCTTGAGAGATACCTTGTGATTGAAgcatttaccacattcagtacatttaaatggtttcactccagtgTGGACTCTTTGGTGGGATGAAAGTTGTGACTTCAAACTAAAggttttaccacactcactacatgtaaatggtttcacacCACTGTGAACCCTCTGGTGGATTTTAAGGTATGATTTTCGATTAAAACATTTACCACACTCAATACAGGTAAATGGTTTCCCTCCGGTATGTATTCTCTGGTGAACTGTGAGATGACCCATTtgcctgaagcttttaccacattcaatacatgtaaatggtttaacTCCAGTGTGCACTCTCTGGTGGCTTTTGAGATACGACTTTTGATTAAAgcatttatcacactcagtacatgcaaatggTTTCAGGCCAGTGTGAACTCTCTTGTGCCTTCTCAAAGAGCTTAGGTGATTGAAGtatttaccacactcagtacatgtaaattgtttctctccagtgtggattcgcTCATGGTTTATGAGTTTGCTCTCCTGACTGAGGCTTTTATGATACTCAGTAAAATTACATTGCTCTGTGTATATTTTGTTGTGTGTTTGTAGTTCTTGCGTCTGATTAAAGGTTTTCCCACAATTTGCAGGTAGAGATGGTCTTGCTTCAGTGCAAGATCTTTGCTGTGATTTCAGAGTTGTAAGATCTCTGAGAATTCCGCTTACATCACTTACACATCTTTCTTCTGTTAACTGGTTTCTTTCactttgctctctcagagctgagTCTCCTCTTGAATTTCTATGCTTCGTTTTTGAGATGGATCGATTTCTGCACTTTTTACTCCAGTTAGAACTGGAAGAAGTATCCTCTGCTTCTGTTAACAACTTGCTCTCTTCTGGATTCTCGCTGAGCTCACCGTGATGTGTCTCTGTATTAATGTTTCTGAGATCATCATGTTCTAGATTTAAAAAAGTAAACGTTACACATTATTATAGACGAAAGACTGTTTAATGAGTTCAGTTTTACAATCAGAAAaacagagatgtgcttcattCTTATAATCCAGAAATAAATTATCCAAGAAGTAATTCCAAATGgaatgttttattctcctttatGTAGCTTCAGTTTTACAAcaacatttgattttttttgttgtgttcttGCTGTTCTCCAGAAGAGGACACAGTGCGAAAGTCTTACAAGCACTGTGTCCTAACATTGGCCTATATATTGTGTCTCTGTCTCTGGCAGCCAAAactaatttttttggggggtgggaaggaagtGTTCCAAGGTTATCAAAGTGAGTTCTGTGCTAGACCTCCCCCCCACTCCCATTCTCTGTGTGTACTCAGGGCAGTGGCTACAAACCCTTTAATTTCTGACAAGGTCCAAGGGTAAAAATCACCTGCAGTCTTGGTCTTGTGTTCTGCAGTAAGAGTCATGATGGAGGGAATATTGCAACTAAAGAGCGGTGGCAAAGGAGAGAACAAGGGCTGAAGACAATAATTACAGTGCAAATTCTAAAGAAATATCTAAGATCATAAAACAAGAATGTGAAAACTGAAGAAATTACTTCTCtgacttattttgttttccttagtgtaagcAAGGATGGCCACGTTGCAGCTTGGCAGATATCAACGGGAGATAACAATCTAACCTTTGCCCAACATTCTGCCtaaaccctagtggaatgagctctaacctgagtaggcaatggcttctCGGCATCCACATACGCGACTGTtatcacctccttaatccagagaGCTACTGTAGCCTGCAAAGCAGGCTCGTCCTGCTTCCTGTAACCATGAAGAAGCAATCCGTCTTTCGataaggttcagaaacctctagATACTGCCCAACAAgtctcttaacatccaagggatgcagaagacgatactcctctgcatcccggaccttatccagggacagcaaggaaggatggaacagtacgcagtcGTAAGGCTCcaggagtcacccgaaggaacggctcccggcaagacaaggcctgcagctcggaaattcgaCGTGCAGAACATtttgccaccaggaacacagtcttcaagatcaataaccacaaggaaagtCCATGTAGTAGCCAGAATGTAGAACccgccaaaaaatccagcacTAAATttagactccacaagggaaccggtaacctcaagggaggccgaacatgtttcactcccttcaaaaaacgtgccACATCAGGATGAAATGACAAGGAAACATCATTCACTGGACCTCTGAAACAGGCCAGAGCCGCAACCTGTACctttcaaggagttaagggctaatcctttattcaacccatcctgcaacaAGTCCAGAACGAGCGGAATCCTCACTGAACCAGGAGGAATACTgcgttccttgcaccaggcctcaaacccTCTCCAAACCCTCAcacaggccaaggaagtggaaaacttacAAGCGcagagcaaggtggcaatcaccgcagaaaaATATCCATACTtcaacaggcaagccctctcaaaggccaaacTGTAAGTCAGAACCGAgccggatcctcatgaagaatgggtctctgctgcaacagatccatgaGTGGTCTCTACCAGGAGTCTCCTCAGATCCGCATTCCACAGATGCTTGGGCAAGTCCATTGCCACCAGGAGTTCCAGCCCTCTGTGGCCTTCGATCCTGCATATtatcctgcccaacaagggccacagaggaaaggcataaagcaacttgtcttccagccagacctgaaTGAGAGTATCCATGCCCAGGAGCTGCAGATCGCCCCTGCAATtaaagaatcgaggaaccttcgcattgcgagaaaTCATCAGCAGGtttaggaatggaaggccccagcattTCACTATCAGCTGAACCCCTTCGACAGACAACAcacattctcctgggtccagactctccctgctgagaaagtccgctcttactttgtcttttcctgcaatgccagaggccgagatcatctgcagatgttcttccacccattccatcagctggtctatttcctgcgacacttgctggctcttggttcctccctggtgattgatgtaggccaccccGTTGTCCGACATCACATGGACCACTTGACTTTctgggcttccaggcaattgatgttccagagagattctTCGGCATTCCAACGTccttgggctgtcagctcctgatagtgagctccTCAActgtggagactcgcatctgtcatgaagACCAACTTGGTCTGGGAGGACAAGAAATCTCGCTTTCCTGTAAGCACCACTGGAAACGAGAGCAGATTTTCATTGGAAAGTGGAGCCGAACTGAATAATCCTGAGCCTACGGGTTCCAACaaggtagcagggagcgctgaagaagATGCATATGCACTCTCACCCTTGGAACCACTTCCAAGGTCACCACCATCAAACTGAGCACCTGAAGATAGGACCACACAGTCAGGTGTATAGTGCTCACCAAATGATGCACCTGcaacatcaatttctgaatccgaacATCTGGCAGGAAAACCTAGCCCTGCCTTGTATCAAATTGAACACCCAGATACTGCAATGACCGAGATGGcggaagactgctcttggccaggttctccacccaaccgagctcctgcaacaaggagatcaccttggcGGTCACCCgacggctctcttcctgagacttggctcgaatcagccagtcgtccaagtacgggtgcaccaggatcccatcGCTCTTCAATGCCGCCGCTatgaccaccataaccttggaaaacattctaggggctgtggccaggccaaagggcagtgtcTGAAACTGAGGTGCCACAACACCGCAAAACGCAGAAAACGGTGGTGTTCCACagggatgggaatatgaaggtaagcttcggacagatccagggaggtcagaaattctccttaCTGCACGGCCAGTATCACAGAGCGTAAGGTCTCCATGTGAAAACGAGTCACCATCAAATGACGGTTGacacttttgagatccagaataggacgaaaagaaccctccttcttgggcacaaaaaaataaatggaatatcaccccacaCTTTCTAGAGATGGAGGCAcaagaaccacagccctcagcctgaggagccttagaagcatagtctccactgcctgcttgtGGCAAGGGGACACAAggaacacgtcccgaggaacactgcgaatTTCCAGCACATGTCCCTCTCATAGcccttccaggacccactgatcggaTGTGATCtcacccacctctgataaaagaaagagagagagagacgatcccctatctcttgttcccaaaGCTGGgccggcaaaccttcattgggacgCTCGGGAGGAGCCACTCCCCcaagcccgctcctctcttgggacgaaagaactgagacctactgaaaggccaACCCTCTGTAGAGACAAAACCATCTGGAACCCCAGAGACGACCCCTCATAGCAAAGGGGCGTTTTAatggcttcttatcctccggcacccggggaactggagatccaccccacttactggcccagcttctccaactcgctcccgaacaagagcgagcctttaaacgGCATTTTCCTAAGATGAGCTTTGGAAACTGCTTCAGAAGACCAATTTTGCAAGCAGAGTTCACGCCTGGCTGCCATGATCAAAGCcgctcctctggccgaggtacagaCCAAATCGCAGTCCACATCTGGTAgaaatgcagcagcagcaggttccataattgctctggaattcaccctacgtaagaacatgccatgctgggtcagaccaagggtccatcaagcccagcaacctgtttccaacagaggccaaaccaggccacaagaacctggcaattatcgaaacactaagaagatcccatgctactgatgcaattaatagcagtggctattccctaattaaacttgattaatagccgttaatggacttctccctccaagaacctatccaaaccttttttgaacccagctacattaactgcactaaccacatcctctggcaacacattccagagctttattgtgcgttgagtgaaaaataattttctctgattagttttatatgtgctacttgctaacttcatggaatgcccctagtcgttctgttatccgaaagtgtaaataaccaattcacataagaaaattattccttacctgctaattttcgttcctgtagtaccatggatcagtccagacagtgggttatatcccccgaccagcagatggagtcagaacagagtttgagagtgtcagcatatagagtagtgcaccctctgctggagctcagtattacatatagcaaagcccaaaagcaaaacacaacattttggatccagatccaTCCccaaaaaggaatagagaaagatataagtaaacaaatggtcaacgggaccaccaacagtcaacttgtgaggagctgtgaacagtaacaataatcagagacaaacagaatgaaagttacctggaagaatccgagcaggacctaatgaaacccctagtggcgggcgtctggactgatccatggtactacaggaacgaaaattagcaggtaaggaataattttcttttccctgtacgtacctggatcagtccagacagtgggatgtacccaagcttccctaaaccgtgtggggtcctgagagacctgctcggagaacttgatcgccaaaagaacccgtgtactgaggcgccaggtgtagtctgtaatgtctggaaaaagtgtgcaacgacttccacgtcgccgcacggcagatttcctgggaggaaacggagcgagattccgcccaggacgccgcttgggatcgcgtggaatgagccgacatgctgcgaggcggcacccgccccgccgcaatgtaagccgatgagatggcgtcctttatccagcgcgcaatagtcgtcttggatgcctgagaacctctcctcggtcctgaccagaggacaaacaaatgatcggatacccggaagtcattggtaacctccaggtaacggagcagcacacgcttgacgtccaggagccggagagaccggggttcctctgaagcgaacgctggaagctccaccgtttgattgacgtggaaggccgaggccacctttggtaggaaggatggcaccgtaagaagggaaaccccggagtcggagaaacgcagataagggtcccggcaggacaaggcttgccaaaatgaagagaaacataagacagggaaatactgtggagaaaaagaaagaaataaccaaaaatgaagaaaccctgtcaatctgggggagctagtggatccccctgctcacatctgctggagtcagaagaatactgagctccagcagagggtgcactactctatatgctgacactctcaaactctgttctgactccatctgctggtcgggggatataacccactgtctggactgatccaggtacgtacagggaactactcattcaagacctctcatgatcttaaagacctctatcatttccccccctcagccgtctcttctccaagctgaacagccctaacctcttcagcctttcctcataggggagctgctccatcccctttatcattttggt is from Rhinatrema bivittatum chromosome 2, aRhiBiv1.1, whole genome shotgun sequence and encodes:
- the LOC115083880 gene encoding gastrula zinc finger protein XlCGF26.1-like, translated to MKENYETLISLGKGSLTVTPDIISHIERGEEPYIRDEPGSEEGGTGRSSCSEHDDLRNINTETHHGELSENPEESKLLTEAEDTSSSSNWSKKCRNRSISKTKHRNSRGDSALREQSERNQLTEERCVSDVSGILRDLTTLKSQQRSCTEARPSLPANCGKTFNQTQELQTHNKIYTEQCNFTEYHKSLSQESKLINHERIHTGEKQFTCTECGKYFNHLSSLRRHKRVHTGLKPFACTECDKCFNQKSYLKSHQRVHTGVKPFTCIECGKSFRQMGHLTVHQRIHTGGKPFTCIECGKCFNRKSYLKIHQRVHSGVKPFTCSECGKTFSLKSQLSSHQRVHTGVKPFKCTECGKCFNHKVSLKIHQTRHIRVKLFVCTECSRSFSRKSHLAAHLRIHTGVKPFQCTECGKNFRHIGSLMRHQRVHTGVKPYKCTECGKSFSQIVSLKMHQRIHTGVKPYTCTECSKSFSRTASLKIHQTIHTRVQTYICTECGQSFNQKAHLTSHQGIHIGVKLFICSECCQTFTRKSSLTRHQKIHTGVKPPCGEHSY